CATCCTGAACAGCGTCGGCATGATCCGCCGCCTGGCGACACTGGACATGGGCATCGCCCTGATGCCGGAGGAAGTGGTCATGGATGAGTTGGCCGCCGGGACGCTGCGCCGGATCATGCCCGAATGGCACGGCCTTCCCACCCCGATCTACGCCGTGACCGAAACCCGCCTGCTGCCGGCCAAGACCCAACGCTTCATCGAATTCCTGCAGGCGCGATTGAGCCGATAAGCCGTCGCCCTGGAGATACCAGCGGCATGAGGTTTCGCCTCATGCCGCTGTAGGCTGCGACCGCAGCCGCCGGACCTTTCCGGGAAGCCGAAGGCGAACCGGAAAGGGAGGAAACCCAGCCCGCGGATGCGGGCGCCCGGCGATTGAGGCAATGTGAAAATCAGAACTTATACCGCACCGTGGCCAGCACGCTGCGCGGGTCCAGCGGGAAGCGGGGCTGGACGACGGAGAAGCCGAAGCCGGTGACATAGCCGCTGGCGTTCAGCAGGTTTTTCACGCCCACATGATAGACCCAGGGGCCTTGCTCATACCCGACATAGGCGTTGACGAAGCTCTGGTCCGGCACCTTGCCGATGGCGCCGTTGTCGATGGTGGAATAGGTCTGGCTGCGGAACAGGGCGTCGCCGCCGAAGCTGAAGGTGCCGGCGCCCAGGGCCACGGCATAATCGGCGCCGACGTTGAACTGCTGGTCCGGCAGGCCCACCACCTTCTTGCCAGTGGTGTCCACCGTCGTCGTGCCGCCGCCGCTGGTGTAGGTGCCGTCGTTGAAGGACGCGTTGCCCCACACCGTCAGTTCATGGGTCACGCGCCACGACGCCTCGATCTCCGCGCCACGGATGCGGGCATCGAAATTGTCCACCAGGAAGGTGCCGTCATCCAGGTTGAACAGCTGCTGGATGTTGTGGACGTCGTTCTGGAAGAGGGAGACGTTGACGCGCACGTGGTTTTCGAACAGCTCCGTCTTCACGCCCACTTCCTTGGCGGAGGTCACCTCGGGCTTGAAGGGGGTGTTGATCTGTTCGGCGGTACCCGCCAGGCCGTTGTAGCCGCCGGCCTTGAAGCCTTCGCTGTAGGTGAAATAGGCCTGGATGTCCGGCGTGAATTTGTAGGTGATGCCGGTCTTGGGGGAGAAGCGGGCGAAGGCGTCGTCACGCTGGATGGCGGTATTGTCGAAGTAGGCCGACAGGTGCTTGTAGTCCACGGTGTAGCGGCCGCCGGCGATCAGCGACAGCTTGTCGGTCAGGTTGGCGGTCAACTGGCCGAAGGCGGCGTAGCTGTCGGTGTCGACGTTGAAACCCTGGGTGCTGGGCGCCAGGAAAATGGACTGATCCACATCCTGCGTGGCGGATTCGCTGAAGTAATAAAGCCCGCCGACATAATCCAGGAAGCCACCGAAGGCGTGGCCCGCCGCCTGCAATTCCTGGCTGATCTGGTGCTGGGTCGATTTGCTGTCGCGGATGTACAGCGCCAGGTATTCATCCGACGGGATGCCCAGGGCGGACGACGGCACGCCGCCGGAGAAATCCTCCCCCCAATTGTTGGTCAGGTGGGAATAGCCGGTGATGGAGGTGATGGTGCCGCCGTCATAATCGGCCTGAAGGTTCAGGGTGCTGCCGTACTGCCGCGTGTGGGTGTAGGACGGGTAGGGCGACAGGCTGGTGTTGTACGATCCCGACAGCGTGCTGATCTGGCTTTCCACCCCGTTGGCGTAGGGGTTGGTGGGGATGGCGTACTGCCCGTCTGAATCCAGGTTGGTGTAGAAGGCGGTGAACCGGCCCCGGATGGGGGCGGAGCCCTTGTAGGCCACGTCGGCCTGCAAACCTTGGGAATTCCTCGGCACCCACGTCCTTCTTCAGGGTGGCGTCATAGTACTTGCCGCCGTCCTGGCCGCGCGCCATGCCGTTGATGGACGCGGTCCAGTCGCCGCTGTCGCTGATGGCGTCGGTGACGTAGGCCTTCAGCTGGCGCTGGTTCCAGTTGCCGTAGCCGCCCTCGACATAGCCGTCCAGGTCCGGTTCCGGCGCGCGGGTCACCAGCTTCACCGCACCGGCGGAGGAGTTGCGGCCGTACAGCACGCCCTGCGGCCCGCGCAGCACCTCCACCCGGTCCAGATCCAGGAAGTCCATGATGGCGCCGGACAGGCGCGCCCGGTAGACGTCGTCGACATAGATGCCGACGGCGGATTCCGAGGTGACGTTGCCGCCGTCGCTGACCCCGCCGCCGCGGATGTAGGGACGCAGCTGGGTGCTGCCGCCCGTGCCCGCCGCGAAGTTCACGTTGGGGGCGATGCGGCCCAGATCGTTGGCGGTGGTGATGTCCATGCGTTCCAGCGTGGCGCCGGTCACGGCGGTGACCGCCACCGGCACGTCCTGCAAGCGCTGGCCCGTGCGCTGCGCCGTGACGGTGATGACCTCAAGCTGGCCGTCGTCGGGTTGACTTGCGCCGGCCTGGGGGGATTCCGTCTGCTGCGGCGCGTCAGCGGCGTGCGCGCCGGCCTGCAACACGAGCGCGCCCAGCAGCGCGACGCCGGAAGCGCCCCGCTTTATTTTCTTTTTCATGCCCTAGCCTCCTTATTTTTGTGGCTAAGGGTAAATGAACATCATAGTTAACAGTCTTAAACGTCAGTTTAGACGACTGTCCGCAGGTTGGTCAAAACACACACAAACAGTGGCGCATCCGTGATGAATGCGCCCAATATTTTATCCGCCTAGCGAATTATTCCATCAGGTGGACAAAAACCCATGGCGATCATCAAGCGCGGCTTCGTCGATACCAGTTTCGGCCAGCTTCACTACCGCACGGCGGGGCAGGGGCCGGCGGTGATTCTCCACCATATGTCGCCCGGCAGCGCCAAGCAGCTGGAATCGCTGATCGCCCTGCTGGCCGACGGCTACCGGGTGGTGGCGTTCGACACCCCCGGCAACGGCGACAGCACCCCGCTGCCCCTGGCGGAACCCACCATCGCCGACCTGGCGGCCGGCCTGCTGGAGGGCATCACCGCCCTGGGCATCACCCAGGCCGCCGTCTATGGGTCCCACACCGGTGCTGACGTGGCGATCGAGGTGGCGATCGCCGCCCCGCAGGTCATCACCAA
The sequence above is drawn from the Azospirillaceae bacterium genome and encodes:
- a CDS encoding TonB-dependent receptor, with product MQADVAYKGSAPIRGRFTAFYTNLDSDGQYAIPTNPYANGVESQISTLSGSYNTSLSPYPSYTHTRQYGSTLNLQADYDGGTITSITGYSHLTNNWGEDFSGGVPSSALGIPSDEYLALYIRDSKSTQHQISQELQAAGHAFGGFLDYVGGLYYFSESATQDVDQSIFLAPSTQGFNVDTDSYAAFGQLTANLTDKLSLIAGGRYTVDYKHLSAYFDNTAIQRDDAFARFSPKTGITYKFTPDIQAYFTYSEGFKAGGYNGLAGTAEQINTPFKPEVTSAKEVGVKTELFENHVRVNVSLFQNDVHNIQQLFNLDDGTFLVDNFDARIRGAEIEASWRVTHELTVWGNASFNDGTYTSGGGTTTVDTTGKKVVGLPDQQFNVGADYAVALGAGTFSFGGDALFRSQTYSTIDNGAIGKVPDQSFVNAYVGYEQGPWVYHVGVKNLLNASGYVTGFGFSVVQPRFPLDPRSVLATVRYKF